A window of Aurantibacillus circumpalustris genomic DNA:
TACAGACAACTAACAGAAGATATTTTTAATAAAGCATTTAATAATTGGTAAAATGCAAGCTGCGGATCTAATAAAATATATTAATAACCCTAAACTGCTTGATAAAGCAAGTGTTCCGCAGTTACAAAAGCTGGTTAATGATTTCCCGTATTTTCAGTCGGCTCATATTTTATTAAGTATGGCGTCTAAGAAATGGGATGCTTCTGTTTACCAACAAAGCCTCAAAAAGACTGCCATAGTTGCTACCAATCGCGCTCATTTATTTCGACTTATTCATCAAATAGAAAATGAAGTAGAAGAGGTCGTTGAAGAACCTTTAGTTAAAGAATCTCCAAAACTGCAACATCAAAAGGAAGATGTTAAACAAGAGTTAGATATTTTGAGAGCAGCTGAAGTATCTACAGAATCAGAAGATGTAAAACCAGAAACAAAACAACTTGAAAATATTACCAAAGTCAAACCGGTTTTAGATGCGGAACAAATTCTTGAAAGAGAAATTGGAAATGAAGTTGTGAATTCTTTTGTAGAAAAGGAAATTTTAAAAACAAACGAATTAAATAAACCTAAGGTAAAAGAAGAAGAACCGGAGAATTTTGGGGATTGGCTTTCGTATTTAAAAAAGAATAACGGTCAAACCTATGAGGAAATTACCGAGCAGGTTGAGCAGGAAATAGCAAAACAGGAATCTGCGAAAAAGGAACAACCTGTTGCAGAAAATAAAGAAGAGCAAGCTGAGAAGGTGGAGGCTGAATCGAGAAAACTAAAGAATAGAGCCATTATTGATAAAATCATTGAGACAAGTCCGGGCTTAATTCGTCAAAAAGAAGAACAGCAACGGTTTTATGCCCCAGATATCAAGGCAAAAGAAAGTTTATTAGAAAACGAACATTTAGTTACAGAAACCCTGGCAAAAATATACGCTTTGCAAGGTAGTATCAACAAGGCCATTCGTGCTTACGAGATTTTAAGCATTAAATACCCGCAAAAACGGGCTTATTTTGATGGCTTGATTCAAAAACTCAAAACAAACGGGTAGTTTAGCTTCAATTTTTAACATAGAGAAACTGAGGGACAGAGGGGCACTGAGAGGAAACTAGCGTAAATTACACATAAACGAGTGTTGCCTGAATGCTACCTTCCTCGATTCTCGCGCCAGGGATGGAGCGGCCTGTTTGAGCTCCTTCTTGTTTGTCCCGGAGGGCAGACAAGAAGAGCGAAGGGCAAAAGTTCAGTGAACTTTTGAGTCTGGTTGTGCGTTAGCGACAGCCCGCCTGGGCGCCCTCATAAAAAAGCAAAAACCACTTTTAGGAGCGTGATTAAATAATTTAAAAAGTTTGAAATTTGAAGAAAAAAGACTTACTTTGCACCTCTTATTTAAAAATTAAAATAACTTATAAAAATAAAAACATGTTTTTCTCATTTCTAACAATTCTGGTGTGTATTTTACTTGTTCTGGTAATCCTTATTCAAAACTCAAAAGGTGGCGGAATTCAAAGTCAATTTGGTGCTGCAACTCAAATTATGGGTGTAAAAAAAGGAACTGAATTTATTGAAAAAGCAACTTGGGGATTAGCAATTACCTTAATTGTGTTAAGTGTATTAATGTCGCCACAAGGTACTGTAGTAGATACAAACTCTGAAGATGCAGGATCTGTTGCAAAAAGAAAAGCACAGTCAGCTGTTGCAATTCCAGCTCAACAACAACCTGCTCAACAAGCTCCTCAAGCACAACCAATGCCTGAGCAAGCTCCACCACAACAATAAATCATTTTTTATATATTTAGAAACCATCCGTATTTGGATGGTTTTTTTGTTTTTATACCTTTGCTCAAAATAAATTTATGCAGGTTTTTAAGTTTGGTGGAGCTTCTGTAAAGGATGCTGAAGCAGTTAAAAATGTTTCTTCTATTTTAAAACATCATGCTTCAGAGGCTACTGTTGTTGTAGTTTCGGCTATGGGTAAAACTACTAACAAACTTGAAGAACTTACCAAGGCATACATCAATAAGCAAGAGAATATTGAGCTGCTTCTAAATGAATTAAAAGATTACCACGGCAGTATATTAAACGATCTGTTTCCAAATAAACAGGATGCAATATATAATGATATAGAAAACGTATTTGTAGAACTGCTTTGGATACTGGAAGAAGAGCCTTCTTTTTCATACAACCATCACTACGATCAAATCGTTTCTCTGGGTGAAATTTTATCAACCAAAATAATTTCTGCTTATTTAAATAACGACGGCTTAAAAAATAAATGGTTAGATATAAGGGGAATCATTCAAACGGATAATTCT
This region includes:
- the secG gene encoding preprotein translocase subunit SecG; translation: MKKKDLLCTSYLKIKITYKNKNMFFSFLTILVCILLVLVILIQNSKGGGIQSQFGAATQIMGVKKGTEFIEKATWGLAITLIVLSVLMSPQGTVVDTNSEDAGSVAKRKAQSAVAIPAQQQPAQQAPQAQPMPEQAPPQQ